The following proteins are encoded in a genomic region of Amycolatopsis sulphurea:
- a CDS encoding ABC transporter permease has protein sequence MLARFNAGARVSLLIGLTVAVVGAIIGGTIGIIGGIRGGAVDAVLMRGMDAILAFPPLVLAMAVTVGLGPGAATATWGIVLISIPWYARIVRSEVLRIRSQQFVYAAVTMGASPVRVVRRHILPHLVPTVLTQAAGVFSYGILAMAGLGFLGLGVQVPTADWGSMITEGLEYALGGQWWISTFPGLGVLAVTAAAAIIADNGREAFSRPGERAGG, from the coding sequence GTGCTGGCGCGCTTCAATGCAGGCGCCCGCGTCTCACTTCTCATCGGCCTCACCGTCGCGGTCGTCGGCGCGATCATCGGCGGCACGATCGGGATCATCGGAGGAATCCGCGGCGGCGCGGTCGACGCCGTGCTGATGCGCGGAATGGATGCGATCCTCGCATTCCCGCCACTGGTCCTCGCCATGGCGGTGACGGTCGGCCTCGGCCCCGGAGCCGCCACGGCCACGTGGGGAATCGTCCTCATCTCGATTCCGTGGTACGCCAGAATTGTCCGGAGTGAGGTCCTCAGAATCAGATCGCAACAGTTCGTCTATGCGGCCGTCACGATGGGTGCGTCGCCGGTGCGTGTTGTTCGCCGCCACATCCTGCCGCACCTGGTGCCCACCGTCCTGACCCAGGCCGCCGGGGTCTTCTCGTACGGGATCCTGGCGATGGCGGGCCTCGGGTTTCTCGGGCTCGGGGTCCAGGTGCCCACAGCCGACTGGGGATCGATGATCACCGAAGGACTCGAATACGCCCTCGGCGGGCAATGGTGGATCAGTACGTTCCCGGGCCTCGGCGTCCTGGCGGTCACCGCCGCGGCCGCGATCATCGCCGACAACGGACGAGAAGCTTTCAGCCGACCTGGCGAACGGGCGGGTGGTTGA
- a CDS encoding aldehyde dehydrogenase family protein, translating into MTHPISGTTTKGTTHPVLNPATGEVVASVEVLDGAAVDAAVLAAQKAFEAWRDTSIEQRVEVLDRIADIVHGNAGKLSELLTLEQGKPIAESRMEVDTTEATFRRYADLGREKGAALFAENLGEHVRTFTPLGVVAGIIPWNAPLIVAAMKAGPAILTGNTIILKPAPTTPLATLELSRLLADAVPEGLVQCLVDDGSIGPLLASHPGVRKVAFTGSTVNGRNVTAAGASTLKRLTLELGGNDPAIVLGDADPGTAAAGIFARAFLNAGQVCGAVKRVYVHDDVYDRFVEAIADLVRDVVVGDGFDPAVTVGPLQNRIQHEKATALLAEAARDGTILAQSGVPDVDGGYFVPVTVVGDLDDAHPLVAGEQFAPILPLLRFSDEADAVARANSTEYGLTASVWTSDVAHGESVVQRIDAALLCVNKHNRVDPALGIAMSKQSGTGWLFGPEGVREYLQPHLLFR; encoded by the coding sequence ATGACCCACCCAATATCCGGCACAACGACGAAGGGTACGACGCATCCTGTGCTCAACCCGGCGACCGGCGAGGTGGTCGCTTCGGTCGAAGTTCTCGACGGTGCCGCTGTGGATGCCGCGGTCCTGGCGGCGCAAAAGGCCTTCGAGGCTTGGCGTGACACGTCCATCGAGCAGCGCGTCGAAGTCCTCGACCGGATCGCGGACATCGTGCACGGGAACGCCGGCAAACTCTCCGAGCTCCTCACGCTGGAGCAGGGCAAGCCGATCGCCGAGTCGCGCATGGAGGTCGATACGACGGAAGCGACCTTCCGCCGTTACGCGGACCTGGGCCGGGAGAAGGGTGCCGCGCTCTTCGCCGAGAATCTGGGCGAGCACGTCCGCACCTTCACCCCGCTCGGCGTAGTGGCAGGCATCATCCCGTGGAACGCCCCGCTGATCGTCGCCGCGATGAAAGCCGGGCCGGCCATCCTGACCGGAAACACGATCATCCTCAAACCGGCACCGACGACGCCGCTCGCGACGCTCGAACTCAGCCGCCTGCTCGCGGACGCAGTGCCGGAGGGGCTCGTGCAATGCCTCGTCGACGACGGATCGATCGGCCCGCTGCTGGCGTCGCACCCTGGTGTGCGGAAAGTGGCGTTCACCGGCTCGACTGTCAACGGACGCAACGTGACAGCCGCGGGCGCGTCGACGCTGAAACGCCTCACCCTCGAGCTCGGCGGAAACGACCCGGCGATCGTGCTCGGCGATGCCGATCCAGGAACGGCCGCGGCAGGGATCTTCGCGCGTGCGTTCCTCAACGCCGGCCAGGTGTGCGGCGCGGTCAAGCGCGTCTACGTTCACGATGACGTCTACGACCGCTTCGTCGAGGCGATCGCCGATCTTGTCCGAGACGTCGTCGTCGGAGACGGGTTCGACCCAGCGGTCACGGTGGGACCACTGCAGAACCGCATCCAGCACGAGAAGGCCACGGCCCTCCTCGCCGAGGCGGCACGCGATGGCACGATCCTCGCGCAGAGCGGCGTCCCGGACGTGGACGGTGGCTACTTCGTCCCGGTAACCGTGGTGGGCGATCTCGATGACGCTCACCCGCTCGTCGCGGGCGAGCAGTTCGCGCCGATCCTGCCGCTTCTGCGCTTCTCTGACGAAGCTGACGCGGTGGCCCGCGCCAACTCGACCGAGTACGGGCTCACCGCGTCGGTCTGGACGTCGGACGTCGCTCACGGTGAATCCGTGGTTCAGCGGATCGACGCGGCATTGTTGTGCGTCAACAAGCACAATCGGGTCGATCCGGCGCTCGGCATCGCCATGTCGAAGCAATCCGGCACCGGCTGGCTTTTCGGGCCGGAGGGGGTCCGCGAGTACCTGCAGCCCCACCTCCTCTTCCGATAG
- a CDS encoding MurR/RpiR family transcriptional regulator translates to MADKSAPAAAESQRQGSLIPRLRVSRPTMSRVDQAVTDYVLGNPEEVIPAAVADLATRCGVSVGSVVGFCQRLGFKGFSDFKIALAREVAESGLPTDRRSTSDLENVVEFHRLALAETMTLNPAETVDAVVDAILDAGRIEFYAVGVAHPVAAIASAGLTLIGFRANAAPDAHMQLVTASQLGPKDVAIGISPTGRVPETIRSLEVAKSQGATTVCITNSLGSPVANTSDIQLLATPADMDTFTTPLPSLVTHMALVDTIFVSLIRKARPQTAAYQQRANEYIQQWL, encoded by the coding sequence ATGGCAGACAAGTCAGCACCCGCGGCTGCCGAATCCCAGCGGCAAGGTTCCCTGATCCCGCGCCTGCGGGTCTCGCGGCCGACCATGTCCAGAGTGGACCAAGCCGTCACCGACTACGTCCTCGGCAACCCCGAGGAGGTCATCCCGGCGGCCGTCGCCGACCTTGCCACGAGGTGCGGCGTGAGCGTCGGCTCGGTCGTGGGATTTTGCCAGCGACTGGGGTTCAAGGGGTTCTCCGACTTCAAGATCGCACTCGCCCGCGAGGTCGCCGAGTCGGGGCTGCCCACGGATCGGCGATCGACATCCGACCTGGAAAATGTGGTCGAATTCCACCGCCTCGCGCTCGCCGAGACGATGACGCTCAACCCGGCGGAGACGGTCGACGCCGTGGTCGATGCCATCCTGGACGCCGGCCGCATCGAGTTCTACGCCGTGGGCGTGGCCCATCCGGTGGCGGCCATCGCCTCCGCGGGGTTGACGCTGATCGGATTCCGCGCCAACGCCGCACCCGACGCGCATATGCAACTGGTGACCGCCAGCCAGCTGGGCCCGAAGGACGTGGCCATCGGCATCTCCCCGACCGGCCGGGTACCGGAGACGATTCGCAGTCTCGAAGTCGCGAAATCGCAAGGTGCCACGACCGTGTGCATCACCAATTCCCTCGGCTCGCCCGTCGCGAACACCTCCGACATCCAGCTTTTGGCGACGCCCGCGGACATGGATACGTTCACGACGCCATTGCCGTCCCTGGTGACCCATATGGCCCTCGTCGACACGATCTTCGTGTCCCTCATCCGCAAGGCTCGACCGCAGACCGCCGCATACCAGCAGCGCGCGAACGAGTACATACAGCAGTGGCTGTAA
- a CDS encoding ABC transporter substrate-binding protein: MTVNVGQPATTLDPAFGYDASSLGLLQNFYVRLTSFGAKPGPEGTTQFDPVKVTPYLAKSWVISPDGKTYTFKLTKANFSDGSPITAAAVKASLERVLAAGGTGKVILTGDQDGFYKSIEAPADDTLVLNISRPYPPLLSILASPWSSIVDSKIVAHNGGDTKGSPNKWMTTHIAGGGGPFTLESYTAGRGAVAVRNPKFFGDAPKVGKINLNFTSSDVTLALQARNGQADVTIGMSKTSATSLKGDPNLRVAAFDTDTTKRIGFVTTTAPFDNKKFRTALTYAIDYEGIRAQVNKGYGSLLFGPWATTIPDFDTSLAQPRKKDMDKAAALLKESGVKLPVTVQMAVQNDNSTDTQIATIVQNEWKPLGVNVEVVKLSAADIVASLGARRYPTFVRNNGGFVYSAIYDYADDLKCGSPSNTTNLCIKEADQLAVAAAAETDLAKRQQLLNQIVTLVNDEAPFASAYQDQAVVVLGKRVKNYFYSVVMDFMTWA, encoded by the coding sequence TTGACGGTCAACGTGGGCCAGCCCGCGACGACCCTCGACCCCGCGTTCGGATACGACGCGTCGAGTCTCGGATTGCTGCAGAACTTCTACGTCAGGTTGACGAGTTTCGGCGCGAAGCCGGGGCCCGAGGGGACGACTCAGTTCGATCCGGTCAAGGTGACCCCCTACCTGGCGAAATCGTGGGTGATCAGTCCCGACGGCAAGACCTACACATTCAAGCTGACCAAGGCCAACTTCAGCGACGGGTCCCCGATCACCGCGGCCGCGGTGAAGGCCAGCCTCGAACGGGTCCTCGCCGCCGGCGGCACCGGAAAAGTCATTCTGACCGGCGACCAGGACGGATTCTACAAGTCGATCGAGGCGCCGGCCGACGACACACTCGTCCTGAACATCTCCCGGCCGTATCCGCCGCTCCTGTCCATTCTGGCCTCGCCCTGGTCGAGCATCGTCGACAGTAAGATCGTCGCGCACAATGGCGGGGACACCAAGGGCTCGCCCAACAAGTGGATGACGACCCATATCGCCGGCGGCGGCGGTCCGTTCACGCTCGAAAGCTACACAGCCGGCCGGGGTGCCGTTGCGGTACGAAACCCGAAGTTCTTCGGCGACGCGCCGAAGGTCGGCAAGATCAACCTGAACTTCACCTCGTCGGACGTCACCCTCGCACTGCAGGCCCGCAATGGACAGGCCGACGTCACCATCGGGATGAGCAAGACTTCGGCGACAAGCCTGAAGGGTGATCCCAACCTCCGGGTCGCGGCCTTCGATACCGACACGACGAAGCGGATCGGCTTCGTGACCACCACAGCCCCCTTCGACAACAAGAAGTTCCGCACTGCACTGACGTACGCGATCGACTACGAGGGTATCCGCGCTCAGGTGAACAAGGGGTACGGGAGCCTGCTCTTCGGACCCTGGGCCACGACCATTCCGGATTTCGATACCTCCCTCGCACAGCCCAGGAAAAAAGACATGGACAAGGCGGCGGCCCTACTGAAGGAGTCCGGCGTAAAACTTCCGGTCACGGTCCAGATGGCAGTGCAGAATGACAACTCGACCGATACGCAGATCGCGACGATCGTGCAGAACGAGTGGAAACCGCTCGGCGTGAATGTCGAGGTTGTCAAGCTCTCTGCCGCCGATATCGTCGCATCCCTCGGCGCGCGCCGATACCCGACATTCGTGCGCAACAACGGCGGGTTCGTCTACTCCGCCATCTACGACTACGCCGACGACTTGAAGTGCGGATCTCCGTCCAACACGACGAATCTGTGCATCAAGGAGGCCGACCAGCTCGCCGTTGCGGCGGCGGCGGAGACCGACCTGGCCAAGCGGCAGCAACTGCTGAACCAGATCGTGACCCTCGTCAACGACGAAGCGCCGTTCGCCTCCGCCTATCAGGACCAGGCGGTCGTCGTTCTGGGCAAACGCGTGAAGAACTACTTTTACTCCGTGGTAATGGACTTCATGACGTGGGCATAG
- a CDS encoding ABC transporter permease translates to MYAVIRRVLGAAATVLLTSLLCFVLLRAIPGDPARVILGPLAPPDAVDSLRQSMGLDKPLLERFVLYLHDFFTGDWGYSYTSGLPVRTLLSERVMPTVELGLTAFVFAFGGALILALISTYRRRRAVDRGAMAWSFVGTGAPPFWTSLIALIIFWQALHLFPGPEGRLGPGSEPPPSITGLYSVDSLLTLRFSTFADACWHLILPAAVLAFPASAALFRLLRSSLLGVRDDPFLTVVRGKGISPWSAFRKHALPNAFLPTLTASGLILGELLVGSVLVESIFSWPGIGQLIVQSIQGQDFAVVQAFIQLGAVGYVVINACVDILYRLVDPRVRLKSKVLA, encoded by the coding sequence ATGTACGCAGTCATACGACGAGTACTGGGCGCCGCGGCAACTGTTCTGCTCACGTCGCTGCTCTGCTTCGTTCTTCTCCGCGCGATACCCGGGGATCCGGCTCGGGTGATTCTCGGCCCCCTGGCACCACCGGACGCGGTCGACTCGCTGCGCCAGTCCATGGGCTTGGACAAACCGCTCCTCGAACGGTTCGTCCTCTACCTGCACGACTTCTTCACCGGAGATTGGGGTTATTCCTATACGAGCGGCCTTCCCGTACGCACGCTCCTTTCGGAACGTGTCATGCCGACTGTGGAGCTGGGGCTCACTGCCTTCGTATTCGCTTTCGGCGGTGCGTTGATCCTGGCCTTGATCTCGACCTACCGGCGACGCCGCGCGGTCGACCGAGGCGCCATGGCATGGTCCTTCGTCGGCACCGGAGCGCCGCCGTTCTGGACGAGCCTCATCGCACTGATCATCTTCTGGCAGGCTCTGCACCTGTTTCCCGGCCCCGAAGGGCGCCTCGGCCCAGGCAGCGAGCCGCCACCCTCGATCACCGGCCTGTACTCGGTCGATTCGCTGCTGACGCTCAGGTTTTCGACGTTCGCCGATGCCTGCTGGCATCTCATCCTGCCGGCCGCGGTCCTGGCGTTTCCGGCGTCGGCGGCTCTTTTCCGCCTCCTGCGCAGCAGTCTCCTGGGAGTCCGAGACGACCCCTTCCTGACGGTCGTCCGGGGAAAGGGCATCTCGCCGTGGTCGGCATTCCGGAAGCACGCGCTGCCGAACGCCTTTCTTCCCACCCTGACCGCGAGCGGGCTCATCCTGGGTGAACTGCTGGTGGGTAGCGTCCTGGTGGAATCGATCTTCTCCTGGCCCGGCATCGGGCAACTTATCGTGCAGTCAATCCAAGGGCAGGACTTTGCGGTCGTGCAGGCATTCATCCAGCTCGGCGCGGTGGGCTACGTGGTCATCAACGCGTGCGTGGACATCCTCTATCGCCTGGTCGATCCCCGGGTTCGCCTGAAGTCGAAGGTCCTCGCATGA